Proteins encoded by one window of Vampirovibrionales bacterium:
- a CDS encoding transporter substrate-binding domain-containing protein, whose protein sequence is MSAPKKRQWLLIILIGVAIALLALSFRSCRGALPNLNAPMLGKTGEGTLLAKIYRSGRLVAGVKFDARPFGYLDTDGQIKGYDIDLIREIARRLTRTLKRRTPIQPEFQQVLSSTRIIGLNLGKLDLVAATMTITPERETLIDFTDPYYMARQAVITPVSSPARSIRDLDRATIFYVIGATSERNIRLALPHARFKGFKSAVEAFTALRGHRAEAFTSDDTILYGLMEDGCDFRLLPERLSQEPYGLGIRQDLDSHETESFRLAINQILKDMREDGTLERLRQKWMGPYEAPHHCNPPAQGKPGASVQAGPSG, encoded by the coding sequence ATGTCTGCCCCCAAGAAGCGCCAATGGCTGTTGATTATCCTGATCGGCGTTGCGATCGCCTTGCTGGCGCTGTCGTTTCGCTCTTGCCGGGGCGCTTTGCCCAATCTGAACGCGCCGATGCTGGGTAAGACCGGCGAAGGCACGCTGCTGGCCAAAATCTATCGCTCGGGGCGGCTGGTTGCGGGCGTCAAGTTTGACGCGCGCCCCTTCGGCTACCTTGACACTGATGGCCAAATCAAGGGCTACGACATCGATCTTATCCGCGAAATCGCCCGCCGGTTGACCCGAACCCTCAAGCGTCGTACGCCGATTCAGCCGGAGTTTCAGCAAGTGCTGTCGTCGACCCGTATCATCGGGCTGAATCTGGGCAAGCTCGATCTGGTGGCCGCGACGATGACGATTACCCCTGAGCGCGAGACCCTGATTGACTTCACCGACCCCTATTACATGGCGCGTCAGGCGGTGATTACGCCGGTGAGCAGCCCGGCGCGCTCGATTCGCGATCTGGACCGCGCCACCATCTTCTACGTGATTGGCGCGACCAGCGAGCGTAATATCCGTCTGGCGTTGCCTCATGCGCGTTTTAAAGGCTTCAAGAGCGCTGTGGAGGCCTTTACCGCTCTGCGCGGTCATCGCGCCGAAGCTTTCACCAGCGATGACACCATTCTTTACGGCCTGATGGAAGACGGCTGCGATTTTCGCCTGCTGCCCGAGCGCCTGTCTCAAGAGCCTTACGGTCTGGGGATTCGCCAGGATCTGGATTCTCACGAGACTGAAAGCTTCCGTCTGGCGATTAATCAAATCCTGAAAGACATGCGTGAAGATGGCACGCTGGAACGCCTGCGCCAAAAATGGATGGGCCCTTACGAAGCGCCGCATCATTGCAATCCGCCTGCGCAGGGGAAGCCTGGCGCTTCCGTTCAAGCGGGCCCTTCGGGGTGA
- a CDS encoding amino acid ABC transporter permease — protein MSVSPELAGGIAFLQETARILMAADMRQAALVTLWLSAVASLGAILIGMVAAFSRLSSFKPLRWLAIGYIEIFRNTPLLIQLLFWYSGLQSVGVTLAPELCGIVGLSLYTGAFLAEIFRAGVLAVSAQQRDAGLALGLTPLQVYLRVLLPQAARMSLPAVGNQLASLLKNSSLLAFITVEEAFYMVYRGAVEEFRPAPYFLAGAAFYVAATLLVSGVIHSLDRLLGRRFNRAVLPASTPALTATGS, from the coding sequence GTGAGCGTTTCGCCGGAACTGGCGGGTGGGATCGCCTTTCTGCAGGAGACAGCCCGCATTCTGATGGCGGCGGATATGCGGCAGGCGGCCCTGGTCACGCTGTGGCTCTCTGCGGTCGCCTCTCTGGGCGCGATTCTCATCGGGATGGTGGCGGCGTTCTCTCGCCTGTCGTCTTTTAAGCCCTTGCGATGGCTGGCGATCGGCTATATTGAGATATTTCGAAATACGCCGTTGCTGATTCAGCTCCTGTTCTGGTATAGCGGTCTTCAAAGCGTCGGCGTGACTCTCGCTCCCGAGCTTTGCGGAATTGTGGGGCTCTCGTTGTATACCGGAGCCTTTCTCGCGGAGATCTTTCGGGCGGGCGTGCTAGCGGTGTCCGCTCAACAGCGCGATGCCGGTCTGGCGCTGGGCCTGACGCCGTTGCAAGTCTACCTGCGCGTGTTGCTGCCACAGGCTGCCCGCATGAGCCTGCCAGCGGTGGGAAACCAGTTGGCGAGTCTGCTCAAGAACTCCTCGCTGCTGGCCTTTATCACGGTCGAAGAAGCTTTCTATATGGTTTATCGCGGCGCGGTAGAAGAGTTTCGACCTGCGCCGTACTTTCTGGCGGGGGCGGCGTTCTATGTGGCGGCAACGCTGCTGGTTTCGGGTGTGATTCACAGTCTGGATCGTTTGCTGGGCCGGCGTTTTAACAGGGCCGTTCTGCCTGCGTCTACTCCGGCGCTGACGGCGACCGGGAGTTAG
- a CDS encoding amino acid ABC transporter permease encodes MRDFHFEDILTGWPLLAQGLVTTVILAVLSALFSLPLGIALGSLRADAPRLLWPLRVAATLYIEGMRSLPLILWLAFVHYGLMFWVNNALDRPSSFLESALAGFILFEAAYFAEIWRGGLLSVRSGERDAARSLGLSPLDRYRRIYAPLAFSRALPALVGQLISLLKDTSLASIIGVMELTRMGEILYQNTYHDFEALVFLALTYFLLCFGLSALGRRLEAILSKGRAQMA; translated from the coding sequence ATGCGCGATTTTCACTTTGAGGATATTCTCACTGGCTGGCCGCTCTTGGCTCAAGGGCTTGTCACGACAGTGATTCTTGCTGTGTTAAGCGCTCTCTTCAGCCTGCCGCTGGGAATTGCGCTGGGGTCTTTGCGCGCGGACGCTCCCCGCTTACTCTGGCCGTTGCGAGTGGCGGCGACGCTCTATATTGAGGGAATGCGCAGCCTTCCGCTCATTTTATGGCTGGCCTTCGTGCATTACGGCCTGATGTTCTGGGTGAATAATGCGCTGGACCGCCCATCCAGCTTCCTGGAATCGGCGCTCGCAGGATTTATCCTGTTTGAGGCTGCGTATTTTGCTGAAATCTGGCGTGGGGGGCTGCTGAGCGTTCGCTCCGGCGAGCGAGACGCCGCTCGGAGTCTGGGCCTTTCGCCATTGGACCGCTATAGACGCATCTACGCGCCGCTGGCCTTCTCGCGGGCGCTTCCCGCATTAGTCGGTCAGTTGATTTCCCTGTTGAAAGATACCTCGCTCGCCTCGATTATCGGGGTCATGGAGCTGACTAGAATGGGGGAAATCCTCTACCAGAACACGTATCACGACTTTGAAGCGCTTGTGTTTCTTGCTCTAACGTATTTTTTACTCTGTTTTGGCCTGTCTGCGCTGGGGCGCCGACTGGAGGCCATACTTTCCAAAGGCCGGGCGCAGATGGCTTAA
- the trmD gene encoding tRNA (guanosine(37)-N1)-methyltransferase TrmD → MRFSILTLFPEVIAPYVGASILGRASQAGLIRVEAVNPRDFTVDPHRKVDDAPYGGGSGMVMTCQPVDDAFKSLMPLAQPHQVLLTSPAGRRFDQAMALELSQCQQIVILCGHYEGYDERIVSLIQKRTACVQEVSLGDFVLTGGELAALAIVDAVSRQIPGVVQKRDSVEADSFFHGLLDYPHYTRPACYDDLPVPDVLLSGDHARIADWRRDQAQERTRRRRPDLLDS, encoded by the coding sequence ATACGGTTTTCGATTCTGACCCTGTTTCCAGAGGTGATTGCGCCGTATGTGGGCGCAAGCATTCTGGGGCGCGCCTCTCAAGCGGGATTGATCCGTGTAGAGGCTGTTAATCCGAGGGATTTTACCGTCGATCCGCACCGAAAGGTCGATGATGCGCCCTATGGCGGCGGCAGCGGCATGGTCATGACCTGCCAACCCGTAGACGACGCCTTTAAAAGCCTAATGCCACTAGCGCAGCCGCATCAGGTCTTGCTGACCAGCCCTGCTGGACGCCGCTTCGATCAGGCGATGGCGCTTGAACTGTCTCAATGCCAGCAGATCGTGATTCTCTGCGGGCATTACGAAGGCTATGACGAGCGCATCGTCTCGCTGATACAGAAACGAACGGCGTGCGTTCAGGAAGTGTCGCTGGGGGATTTCGTTCTGACCGGCGGCGAATTGGCTGCGCTGGCCATTGTCGATGCCGTCAGTCGGCAGATTCCCGGCGTGGTGCAGAAGCGGGATTCCGTCGAGGCGGACTCTTTCTTCCATGGCTTGCTGGATTATCCTCATTACACGCGCCCCGCCTGCTACGACGATTTACCCGTCCCCGACGTGCTGCTCAGCGGCGATCACGCGCGCATCGCGGATTGGCGACGCGATCAGGCCCAGGAGCGCACCCGGCGGCGGCGTCCTGACCTGTTGGACTCATAA